The genomic region AAGTGAAAGAGTGGCATATGTTGCTACTTGTGTGCCTTATGATGATGAAATGCATGAAAGAGTTAGGCTGCATAAACAAGAGAGGCCTAGCACATGGATAACAATTGAGGAGCCTGTAAATCTTGTTCCTAAGTTAAAAGAAATTGACTCTCAGGTTGATGTGATTATTCTCGATTGTCTTACGCTTTTTGTGACTAATCTTTTAATGGACAGCAATCTTGAAGAAGAAGCAATAAAAACTAGAATCCATGAAACTATGTCAGCTTTACAAGAGGTTAAATATGATTCATTCATTGTATCTAATGAAGTAGGTTTAGGCATTGTGCCTGATACTCCTCTAGGTAGAAAATTTAGAGATGTAGCAGGAAGAGCAAATCAAATTGTAGGTGAATACGCTGATGAGATGTTTTTTGTAGTCTCAGGTGTGCCTATGAGAATTAAAGGATAAGGTGTCCAGGATGCTAATCCAGGGTAAGCATGCTCAGGTCAAATTACATAAGGAGAAAATTAGAGTTATTAAAACTTACGAAGATTCTTCTTATGTAGATAATGAGTATTTTGCGTTGGATTTTCTGGCTAAACAGGGAATTATGGATCTTAATCCAGAGAAGGAATCAGTTTATACTATTTCAATGGATTGGATTAAAGAAGCTGAAAGCCCAAAGATGGATACTCCTGATGAGAGAGATTATTTAGTTGAAAATTTGGTGTCATATCTGAAAAATTTACACTCTAATTCATATAAGGTTTATGGCTTATATATTACCCATGAAGACTTATTTTTAGATAATTTTCTGGTCTGTAATAACTCAAATATATTGTATTTTATTGATTGGGGATTATCTAAAAAAAGAGAAACCGTATATCCTGATATAGCTTCAGCTTTACTTGGGGCTTTTAATGACTATCCTGAAGAATATAAATTATTTTTGACGAAATATTTTGGCAGTTTATCTAATGTTGATTTAAAGGCAATAAATACATACATTATGAGCTTGTATCAAGAATATAATCTAATTAGAGAAAATAATAATCTTGAAACGGACTCTTTGAAATTAAGATTGAGGAATGCTCAGGAAGTAATCAAGCAGTTGTCTTCTTAAGCCAGAAACAGGAATTTGCATATGGTTATAATTAGCCTGATAATAAGTAATACATTGTTTACCTCTAACCAGGAGGCTAATTATGTTTTCTAAGTATAAGCATGGTGGCGGGTATCGTCAGGCTGCTTTAAAAGAAGGTATTAATTGGAAATTGGCTACGGATTATTCCACTTCGATCAACTGGAAGGCTACTGAGTTTTATCCAGAACATTTAATATATCTTCATCAGGAAAGCATAGAATATCCTGATGCGAATTATACTGAGTTAACAGAGTTAATAGGGGAAACATATAATTTATCCCCTGAAAGTTTTTTATTGACGCACGGGGCAAATGAGGCAATTTCAAGTTTGTTTCATATGTTTTTACTACAGGATTACAAGGATAAACAAGTAGTTTTAGTTGGTTCTACTTATTCTGAGTATAACAAATATACTGATTTAAATGGATTTGACAGTGTTAAATTAAGTTTTGAAGATTTTAACTCCAAATTGAGTAGTTTAAAAGATAAAATAATTGTAATTGTAAACCCTAATACTCCATTCGGGTTTTATTTTGATCTCAGGCATCACGTTGAAAAGCTGCTAAGCCAAGGTTCAATTGTTGTAATTGATGAAAGTTTCATAGATTTTACAGAAAAACCTTCAGTCGCTGACATTATTCA from Candidatus Melainabacteria bacterium RIFOXYA2_FULL_32_9 harbors:
- a CDS encoding bifunctional adenosylcobinamide kinase/adenosylcobinamide-phosphate guanylyltransferase; translation: MGKITFVLGGTRSGKSSYTVKTVEKLSERVAYVATCVPYDDEMHERVRLHKQERPSTWITIEEPVNLVPKLKEIDSQVDVIILDCLTLFVTNLLMDSNLEEEAIKTRIHETMSALQEVKYDSFIVSNEVGLGIVPDTPLGRKFRDVAGRANQIVGEYADEMFFVVSGVPMRIKG